In one Aeromicrobium erythreum genomic region, the following are encoded:
- a CDS encoding IclR family transcriptional regulator gives MAESNASTMRSLDRAIDVLEVLEAAPHGLRLSEIARRSGLHVATAQRILGALETRGRVEREDNRYRAGVGLLFGAHAFLTGSPLVLNARPVLQDLAAETGLASSVFVRTGTSRAVIARVEGSNPLRYELPVGERLPLHLGAGKVLAAYLPESLQQRVVDEAVPFVTASGVEIDVEAWREALVTIRARGYVVSEGERVIGARSVAAAVRLGDDVVAALQVAGTTETFPESRIEAWSAAVRNAASALSRRL, from the coding sequence GTGGCGGAGTCGAACGCGTCGACGATGCGCTCGCTCGACCGCGCCATCGACGTGCTCGAGGTCCTCGAGGCCGCGCCCCACGGCCTGCGGCTGAGCGAGATCGCCCGCCGCTCGGGGCTGCACGTGGCCACCGCCCAGCGGATCCTGGGTGCGCTCGAGACCCGCGGCCGGGTCGAGCGGGAGGACAACCGCTACCGCGCCGGGGTCGGCCTGCTCTTCGGGGCGCACGCCTTCCTCACCGGCAGCCCGCTGGTGCTGAACGCCCGTCCCGTGCTGCAGGACCTCGCCGCCGAGACCGGGCTCGCCTCGTCGGTCTTCGTGCGCACCGGCACCAGCCGCGCCGTCATCGCCCGCGTCGAGGGGTCCAACCCGCTGCGCTACGAGCTGCCCGTCGGGGAGCGGCTGCCGCTGCACCTGGGAGCGGGCAAGGTGCTCGCCGCCTACCTGCCGGAGTCGTTGCAGCAGCGGGTGGTCGACGAGGCGGTGCCGTTCGTCACCGCCAGCGGCGTCGAGATCGACGTCGAGGCGTGGCGCGAGGCGCTCGTGACGATCCGAGCGCGCGGCTACGTGGTCTCCGAGGGGGAGCGCGTCATCGGTGCCCGCTCCGTCGCGGCCGCCGTGCGCCTGGGCGACGACGTCGTGGCCGCCCTCCAGGTGGCGGGCACGACCGAGACGTTCCCGGAGTCGCGGATCGAGGCGTGGTCGGCAGCCGTGCGCAACGCCGCCTCGGCCCTCAGCCGCCGGCTCTGA
- a CDS encoding pirin family protein translates to MRSEVRRAGDRYVSEGDGVRTLHSFSYGIHYDPANTGFGAVVAVNEEVVDPGRGYAEHRHSDVEIVTWVLEGELAHRDTTGTHGTVRPGTAQRLSAGGGARHEELNASDVESLRFVQTMLRSRHASAPEYASLDVPTGPGLHAGVTLHADAELLVARPSVDAPLTVPASPALLVHVTRGSVEVAGARLGPGDALRAEEVEDDVVLVGDGEALVWRLGAAT, encoded by the coding sequence ATGCGTAGCGAGGTGCGCCGCGCGGGCGACCGGTACGTGAGCGAGGGCGACGGCGTCCGGACCCTGCACTCGTTCTCCTACGGCATCCACTACGACCCCGCCAACACGGGCTTCGGCGCCGTCGTGGCCGTGAACGAGGAGGTCGTCGACCCGGGACGCGGGTACGCCGAGCACCGGCACAGCGACGTCGAGATCGTCACCTGGGTGCTCGAGGGCGAGCTCGCCCACCGCGATACGACGGGGACCCACGGCACTGTGCGCCCCGGTACGGCGCAGCGGCTGAGCGCCGGCGGCGGTGCGCGGCACGAGGAGCTGAACGCCTCGGACGTCGAGTCGCTGCGGTTCGTCCAGACGATGCTCCGCTCGCGGCACGCGTCGGCGCCGGAGTACGCGTCGCTCGACGTGCCGACGGGTCCCGGCCTGCACGCGGGCGTCACGTTGCACGCCGATGCGGAGCTGCTCGTCGCCCGGCCGAGCGTCGACGCGCCCCTGACCGTCCCCGCGTCGCCCGCCCTCCTCGTGCACGTGACGCGCGGCTCCGTGGAGGTGGCGGGAGCGCGGCTCGGCCCCGGCGACGCGCTGCGGGCCGAGGAGGTCGAGGACGACGTCGTGCTGGTGGGCGACGGCGAGGCGCTCGTGTGGCGGCTCGGCGCCGCGACCTGA
- a CDS encoding TRAP transporter large permease subunit translates to MSAIIALLVYMAAIIVWNFVLGRNIGEAMLVGLLVVTAFAGADAWTVLTHAFWEATQEQVMFAGLAFVFMSYILGQTPVLDRMIDILNSLLGRVRGGPVYTSTVAAGAFGSVAHVGASVTAAVGSITIPWMKRAQVRPEIAGSVVAGCAGMGVTFPFSSTMFILTGALATTGTLTVDELVIPLAIGGLWCLGVRLLVNAYMVRKYNLRAMDPADRLPFGRSFSRGWTSLTLFIGMVVPVLLTMGWTSARLSDYVGVDTGEALSLIVWIPVLMIAIVGFLGRRHLPRGGRDWFDLLAGAAPRFGVIGVTIVAAFAAANVLGELGLPAQLTTALEAVDAPRPVMALIVGAVVVAIAIPLTASATMAAIGPVAVAALIGVGVEPAVAATAVLIFASTEGASPPSGAPIYVAAGLAQVDPAKMFRPLVTYFCLPILGIGVLIASGVLPV, encoded by the coding sequence GTGAGCGCGATCATCGCCCTGCTCGTCTACATGGCGGCCATCATCGTCTGGAACTTCGTCCTCGGTCGCAACATCGGCGAGGCCATGCTGGTCGGCCTGCTCGTCGTCACGGCCTTCGCCGGCGCCGACGCCTGGACCGTCCTCACCCACGCCTTCTGGGAGGCCACGCAGGAGCAGGTCATGTTCGCCGGCCTCGCGTTCGTCTTCATGAGCTACATCCTGGGCCAGACGCCGGTGCTGGACCGGATGATCGACATCCTGAACTCGCTGCTCGGCCGCGTCCGCGGCGGACCGGTCTACACGAGCACCGTCGCTGCCGGGGCGTTCGGCTCCGTCGCCCACGTGGGCGCGTCGGTCACGGCAGCGGTCGGCTCGATCACCATCCCCTGGATGAAGCGCGCCCAGGTCCGCCCGGAGATCGCGGGGAGCGTCGTCGCCGGGTGCGCCGGCATGGGCGTCACCTTCCCGTTCAGCTCGACGATGTTCATCCTCACGGGCGCCCTGGCGACCACCGGGACGCTCACCGTGGACGAGCTGGTCATCCCGCTGGCGATCGGTGGTCTCTGGTGCCTCGGCGTGCGCCTCCTGGTCAACGCCTACATGGTCCGCAAGTACAACCTGCGCGCGATGGACCCCGCCGACCGGCTGCCGTTCGGGCGCAGCTTCTCCCGGGGGTGGACCTCGCTGACGCTGTTCATCGGGATGGTCGTGCCGGTCCTGCTCACGATGGGCTGGACGTCCGCACGGCTCAGCGACTACGTCGGCGTCGACACCGGTGAGGCGCTCAGCCTCATCGTCTGGATCCCCGTCCTGATGATCGCGATCGTCGGGTTCCTCGGTCGGCGACACCTGCCCCGCGGAGGACGCGACTGGTTCGATCTCCTCGCGGGAGCCGCCCCGCGGTTCGGGGTCATCGGCGTGACGATCGTGGCCGCGTTCGCGGCGGCGAACGTGCTCGGCGAGCTCGGACTGCCGGCGCAGCTGACCACCGCGCTGGAGGCCGTCGACGCCCCCCGCCCGGTCATGGCGCTCATCGTCGGTGCCGTCGTCGTCGCGATCGCCATCCCCCTCACCGCGTCGGCCACGATGGCGGCGATCGGCCCGGTGGCCGTGGCCGCGCTCATCGGCGTCGGCGTCGAGCCGGCCGTGGCGGCGACGGCCGTCCTCATCTTCGCCTCGACCGAGGGCGCCTCGCCCCCGTCCGGTGCGCCGATCTACGTCGCCGCGGGACTCGCCCAGGTCGACCCCGCCAAGATGTTCCGCCCCCTCGTCACCTACTTCTGCCTGCCCATCCTGGGCATCGGCGTCCTCATCGCGTCTGGAGTGCTGCCCGTATGA
- a CDS encoding cyclase family protein: protein MPDGPLDVTASYNDLLRRGDAPPGSTWGLFDPASERGMADLAGPEQVLAAASLVRTGEVVNLDHGLAAFDPPMARARQAPRHTIVAGHPQSRDDSLDFFLQASSQVDGLRHRRAQDWGFYDGHADAQIAVGSPTLGVQRWAERPVVGRGVLLDVAAARADLGAPLDHARGEVLEVDDLEAAARRQDVAVEPGDLVLVHTGWASWYLALDRKARTEVRDRRCATGFAQRRALPRWLWDHRVALFATDTFAVERLPVVPDTEFAGSAVDDAGMMHQELIASLGMPLGELWRLDALATACAQDQRWHCLVVVKPLHLEGGVGSPANATALR, encoded by the coding sequence ATGCCTGACGGACCCCTCGACGTCACCGCGTCGTACAACGACCTGCTGCGACGCGGTGACGCCCCTCCCGGCTCCACCTGGGGACTGTTCGACCCGGCCAGCGAGCGCGGCATGGCCGACCTCGCCGGACCGGAGCAGGTGCTCGCGGCGGCGTCGCTGGTGCGGACGGGCGAGGTCGTGAACCTCGACCACGGCCTCGCCGCCTTCGACCCGCCCATGGCGCGCGCCCGCCAGGCGCCCCGGCACACGATCGTGGCCGGGCACCCGCAATCCCGCGACGACAGCCTCGACTTCTTCCTGCAGGCGAGCTCCCAGGTCGACGGCCTGCGGCACCGGCGCGCCCAGGACTGGGGGTTCTACGACGGGCACGCCGACGCGCAGATCGCCGTCGGCAGTCCCACCCTCGGGGTGCAGCGCTGGGCGGAACGGCCCGTCGTGGGTCGCGGCGTGCTGCTCGACGTCGCGGCCGCCCGGGCCGACCTCGGGGCGCCGCTGGACCACGCACGAGGCGAGGTCCTCGAGGTCGACGACCTGGAGGCCGCCGCCCGGCGTCAGGACGTCGCCGTCGAGCCGGGCGACCTCGTGCTCGTGCACACCGGCTGGGCCTCGTGGTACCTGGCGCTGGACCGGAAGGCGCGCACCGAGGTCCGCGACCGTCGCTGCGCCACCGGGTTCGCGCAGCGTCGCGCGCTCCCCCGGTGGCTCTGGGACCACCGGGTCGCCCTGTTCGCCACGGACACGTTCGCGGTCGAGCGGCTGCCCGTGGTGCCCGACACCGAGTTCGCCGGGTCGGCCGTCGACGACGCCGGGATGATGCACCAGGAGCTCATCGCCTCCCTCGGGATGCCTCTCGGCGAGCTGTGGCGTCTCGACGCCCTCGCGACGGCGTGCGCGCAGGACCAGCGCTGGCACTGCCTCGTCGTCGTCAAGCCGCTGCACCTCGAGGGCGGGGTCGGCTCGCCGGCCAACGCGACGGCGCTGCGCTGA
- a CDS encoding alpha/beta fold hydrolase, translated as MPHANLRGISFHHTDTGEPWPGAPTLVMGHGLLFSGWMFHPQVAALRDRYRCITVDWRGQGDTPAAEDGTADMDSLTDDLVALLDHLGLGAVHYAGLSMGGFVGMRLAARHPERVRSLVLLDTSAGPEDPDKVAQYRLLARVYRWLGIGPVRGKVEPLMFGPHLLASPRRAEVVDPWVAKLRTVDRRGMRAAILGVTDRQPVVDELPLITAPTLVVVGADDVATPVAKAEAIAAAIPGARLEVVPDAGHSSTVEQPEAVTRLMESFLADH; from the coding sequence GTGCCACACGCCAACCTGCGCGGGATCTCCTTCCACCACACCGACACCGGCGAGCCCTGGCCGGGTGCACCGACCCTCGTGATGGGTCATGGTCTGCTGTTCAGCGGGTGGATGTTCCACCCGCAGGTGGCGGCCTTGCGCGACCGGTACCGCTGCATCACCGTCGACTGGCGCGGCCAGGGCGACACGCCAGCGGCCGAGGACGGGACCGCCGACATGGACTCCCTGACCGACGACCTGGTGGCCCTGCTGGACCACCTGGGTCTCGGGGCCGTGCACTACGCCGGTCTGTCGATGGGCGGCTTCGTCGGGATGCGCCTCGCCGCCCGGCACCCGGAGCGGGTCCGCTCGCTCGTGCTGCTGGACACCAGTGCCGGCCCCGAGGACCCGGACAAGGTGGCGCAGTACCGGCTGCTCGCCCGGGTGTACCGCTGGCTCGGCATCGGGCCGGTGCGCGGCAAGGTCGAGCCGCTCATGTTCGGTCCGCACCTGCTCGCGTCGCCGCGACGCGCGGAGGTCGTCGACCCGTGGGTGGCGAAGCTGCGCACCGTCGACCGCCGCGGCATGCGCGCCGCCATCCTCGGGGTCACCGACCGGCAGCCGGTGGTCGACGAGCTGCCCCTGATCACCGCCCCCACGCTCGTCGTGGTCGGCGCCGATGACGTCGCGACGCCTGTGGCGAAGGCGGAGGCGATCGCGGCCGCCATCCCTGGCGCGCGGCTCGAGGTCGTGCCGGATGCCGGTCACTCCAGCACCGTCGAGCAGCCGGAGGCGGTCACCCGGCTGATGGAGTCGTTCCTTGCCGATCACTGA
- the gluQRS gene encoding tRNA glutamyl-Q(34) synthetase GluQRS: MPAGRFAPSPSGDLHVGNLRTALLAWLFARSTRRSFVLRVEDLDRVRPGAEQRQLDDLLALGLDWDGPVVRQSERLAAYDAAVQALADADLVYPCFCTRREVQEAPTAPHLPPGAYPGTCRDLTDAQRDARATARPAALRLRAAVTSWTVHDVLHGDVEGVVDDVVLLRNDGTPAYNLAVVVDDAAQDVDQVVRADDLLTSAARQAYLASLLDLPQPTYAHVPLAVNVDGRRLAKRDGAVTLADLGRDRAWSMVVESLGLVGDTPAELLESFDAAAVPRRPWTVLG; this comes from the coding sequence ATGCCCGCCGGACGCTTCGCTCCCTCGCCGTCCGGCGACCTGCACGTCGGTAACCTCCGCACGGCGCTGCTCGCCTGGCTGTTCGCTCGCTCGACCCGGCGATCCTTCGTGCTGCGCGTGGAGGACCTCGACCGCGTCCGTCCAGGCGCGGAGCAGCGCCAGCTCGACGACCTCCTCGCACTCGGGCTCGACTGGGACGGGCCGGTGGTCCGCCAGAGCGAGCGCCTCGCGGCGTACGACGCGGCCGTCCAGGCGCTCGCCGACGCCGACCTGGTCTACCCCTGCTTCTGCACCCGTCGCGAGGTCCAGGAGGCGCCCACCGCACCGCACCTGCCCCCGGGCGCCTACCCGGGCACCTGCCGCGACCTGACCGACGCGCAGCGCGACGCCCGGGCCACGGCGCGGCCGGCCGCCCTGCGGCTGCGCGCAGCCGTCACCTCCTGGACGGTGCACGACGTCCTCCACGGTGACGTCGAGGGCGTCGTGGACGACGTCGTGCTGCTCCGCAACGACGGCACCCCCGCCTACAACCTCGCCGTGGTCGTCGACGACGCGGCCCAGGACGTCGACCAGGTGGTCCGGGCCGACGACCTGCTCACGTCGGCGGCCCGCCAGGCCTACCTCGCGTCGCTGCTCGACCTGCCCCAGCCCACCTACGCCCACGTGCCCCTGGCGGTCAACGTCGACGGCCGTCGGCTCGCGAAGCGCGACGGTGCGGTGACCCTGGCCGACCTCGGTCGCGACCGCGCGTGGTCGATGGTCGTCGAGTCGCTGGGTCTCGTCGGAGACACCCCGGCCGAGCTGTTGGAGTCCTTCGACGCCGCGGCGGTGCCACGCCGACCCTGGACCGTGCTCGGCTGA
- a CDS encoding metallopeptidase family protein produces MSEDRFAELVEAAFAQVPQELTALLDNVVLFVEDDAPADDPDLLGLYDGVALTERDTAYGGVLPDRIMIFRRPTLAICETEEEVVEEVGITVVHEIAHHFGIDDERLHELGYA; encoded by the coding sequence ATGAGCGAGGACCGGTTCGCCGAGCTGGTCGAGGCCGCGTTCGCGCAGGTGCCGCAGGAGCTGACCGCGCTGCTCGACAACGTCGTGCTGTTCGTCGAGGACGACGCACCCGCCGACGACCCCGACCTGCTCGGTCTCTACGACGGGGTGGCCCTCACCGAGCGCGACACCGCCTACGGTGGCGTCCTGCCCGACCGGATCATGATCTTCCGTCGACCGACCCTCGCGATCTGCGAGACGGAGGAGGAGGTCGTCGAGGAGGTCGGCATCACGGTGGTCCACGAGATCGCCCACCACTTCGGCATCGACGACGAGCGTCTGCACGAGCTCGGCTATGCGTAG
- a CDS encoding DUF1932 domain-containing protein, protein MHVAVLGLGEAGALYASACTRQGWDVTGYDPGDVPTPDHVVRATSIADAVLEADVVLGLTGARAAVAVATEAATAMRPGSCLADMNSGSSALKDDVRAALEGHDVLLADVAVIGSVPTFGARTPLIVSGSGSAVAASLFTALGADVDDIGGAPGDAATRKLVRSSWMKGVAALIVETLEAGRAAGLEDWTREQVAEQLADGAVAMDRLYDSTYKHAARRAHEMRDATRQITDAGLVPVMARATAALHQQLAENHTIVDADVLRAWADLPVANIGDARGRLGITRDLHAPWRGATMVGRARTVTVAGGDNVGIQRIIEQARPHDVIVVDGQADTSRALVGELIAGRLIAKGVAGMVIDGAIRDAEDLQDMGFPIWHRARNAAGPYKNGPFHHGEPVSVGGVVCLEGDLVVADGDGVTFVRPHEAPALLPAARAVQEEEARRREGISAAVDAYRRAQEEVS, encoded by the coding sequence ATGCACGTAGCGGTACTTGGACTGGGTGAAGCCGGCGCGCTGTACGCCTCCGCCTGCACGAGGCAGGGCTGGGACGTCACGGGCTACGACCCCGGCGACGTCCCCACGCCCGACCACGTCGTCCGCGCGACCTCGATCGCCGACGCGGTCCTCGAGGCCGACGTCGTACTCGGCCTCACCGGGGCCCGGGCCGCCGTGGCCGTCGCCACCGAGGCCGCCACCGCGATGCGTCCCGGCTCCTGCCTCGCCGACATGAACTCGGGCTCGTCGGCCCTGAAGGACGACGTCCGCGCCGCGCTGGAGGGGCACGACGTCCTCCTCGCCGACGTCGCCGTGATCGGCTCGGTCCCGACCTTCGGCGCCCGTACCCCGCTGATCGTCAGCGGCTCCGGCAGCGCCGTCGCCGCCTCGTTGTTCACCGCGCTCGGTGCTGACGTCGACGACATCGGCGGTGCGCCCGGCGACGCCGCCACCCGCAAGCTGGTCCGCTCGAGCTGGATGAAGGGGGTCGCGGCGCTCATCGTCGAGACGCTCGAGGCCGGCCGGGCGGCCGGGCTCGAGGACTGGACCCGCGAGCAGGTCGCCGAGCAGCTCGCCGACGGCGCCGTCGCGATGGACCGGCTCTACGACAGCACCTACAAGCACGCCGCACGCCGCGCTCACGAGATGCGCGACGCCACCCGGCAGATCACCGACGCGGGCCTCGTGCCCGTCATGGCCCGCGCGACCGCGGCCCTGCACCAGCAGCTCGCCGAGAACCACACGATCGTCGACGCCGACGTACTCCGTGCGTGGGCGGACCTGCCGGTGGCCAACATCGGCGACGCCCGCGGTCGTCTCGGCATCACCCGCGACCTGCACGCGCCGTGGCGCGGCGCGACCATGGTCGGCCGCGCCCGCACCGTGACCGTCGCCGGCGGCGACAACGTCGGGATCCAGCGCATCATCGAGCAGGCCCGCCCGCACGACGTGATCGTCGTCGACGGGCAGGCCGACACCAGCCGCGCCCTGGTCGGCGAGCTCATCGCCGGTCGCCTCATCGCCAAGGGGGTCGCCGGCATGGTCATCGACGGCGCCATCCGCGACGCGGAGGACCTGCAGGACATGGGCTTCCCCATCTGGCACCGCGCCCGCAACGCCGCCGGCCCCTACAAGAACGGGCCCTTCCACCACGGTGAGCCCGTCTCGGTGGGCGGGGTCGTGTGCCTCGAGGGCGACCTCGTGGTGGCCGACGGCGACGGCGTCACCTTCGTCCGGCCGCACGAGGCGCCCGCGCTCCTGCCCGCCGCTCGCGCCGTGCAGGAGGAGGAGGCCCGGCGTCGTGAGGGCATCTCTGCGGCCGTCGACGCGTACCGTCGGGCCCAGGAGGAGGTGTCGTGA